The following DNA comes from Nocardioides sp. JQ2195.
AACGCGTTGGCCGCACCGATGACCTCGGGGGTGGAGCGATAGTTGCGCACCAGCTCGATCGAGGTGGTGCCGGAGTGCTTCGCGGAGAACTCACGGAGGTAGGAGGCGTTGGCGCCGGCGAAGCTGTAGATCGTCTGGGCGGGGTCGCCGACCACACAGATCTCGTCGCGACCACCCAGCCACAGGTCGAGCAGGGCCGACTGCAACGGCGAGACGTCCTGGAACTCGTCGACGACGAAGAACTTGTACTGGCGGCGCACCTGCGCCGCCACCCGCTCGTCCTCGGCGAGGAGGGCGGCGGTGAGCAGGAGGACGTCCTCCATGTCCATCCGGCCCTGACCGCGCTTGACGTCCTCGTAGGTGCCGAAGACTCGGGCGACCGTCTCCGCGTCGACGTTGTTGACCTCGCGCCCGCGCGCCGGGGCGAGCCGGGGGTACTCCTCCGGTCGCACGTTGCTGACCTTGGCCCACTCGACCTCCGAGGCGAGGTCACGCAAGGTTCCCTGGTCGACGGCGAGGCGTTGGCGGCGGGCCGCCAGCGCCATCAGTGCGAGCTTCGACTCGGTCAGTGTGGGTAGCTCGCTGCCGTGGACCGAGGGCCAGAAGTACCGCAGCTGGCGCAGCGCGGCGGCGTGGAAGGTGCGAGCCTGGACGCCCGGGGCACCGAGCTCTCGCAGCCGGGTGCGCATCTCCCCCGCAGCCCGGGTGGTGAACGTGACCGCCAGCACCTCGCCGGGCTGGTAGACACCGCTGGCGACGCCGTGCGCGATGCGGTGCGTGATCGCCCTGGTCTTGCCGGTCCCCGCCCCGGCGAGCACCCGCACCGGACCACGCAGGGCCTCGGCCACCTGCCGCTGCTCGGGGTCGAGAGCGGCCAACAGGTCAGCGGGGGTCGGCATCGGGAAGATCTCCTGTGGAATCGTTGTTCACCTCAAGCCCAGCAAACCCTAGACGCCCAAGGGGACAGTCCTGCCATGACCGACACCTTCACGATGTACACCACGCCCTGGTGCGGCTACTGCCACCGGCTCAAGAGCCAGCTCGACCGTGAGGGCATCGCCTTCGACATCGTCGACATCGAGCAGCAGCCGGAGGCGGCCAAGCTGGTCGAGGAGGCCAACGGCGGCAACCAGACCGTGCCCACGCTGGTCTACTCGGACGGCTCGGCCCAGACCAACCCGTCGATCGCCCAGGTGAAGGCCAAGCTCGCCGAGCTCGCCTGACCGACTGGCACGTGGCTGGTGGGTCACCAGGAGCCGGGGAGCGGTCCGCCGTACCAGTGCTCGACCAGGGAACGTGAGATCGAGACCCCACCGGGCAGCACGATGCTGCCGTCGCGGGCCTGCTCGGCCATCTCGGCGCGGGTGAACCAGCGCGCCTCGGCGACCTCGGCTCCGTCCACGTTGACGTCGGTCGAGGTGGCCCGGCCGAGGAATCCGACCATCAGGCTGGCCGGGAGCGGCCACGGCTGGCTGCCGAAGTAGTCGACCGGCCCCACCGCCACACCAGTCTCCTCCATCACCTCACGGCGTACGGCGTCCTCCATCGTCTCACCGGGCTCCACGAAGCCCGCGAGCGTGGAGAACCGCCCCTCGGGCCAGCTGGCTCCGCGCCCGAGCAGGCATCGTTCCTCCGACGACCCCGGCTCGCCGTGCGCGATCAGCATGATCACGGCCGGATCCGATCGCGGGAACTGCTGACGCTCGCAGTCCACGCAGGTCAGCACGTGGCCGGCCTGCTCGGCACGCAACGCTCCCCCACAACGGGGGCAGTGCCGGGTCGCCCAGTGCCACTCGGCCATCCCGATCGCGTGCATGACCAGGGGCGCCTGGACGGCGCCGTCGCCGGCCAGGGCACCGAGCGCCCCACGCAGCACGACCCAGTCGTCCTTCGGGCCGGGAGCCCGGTCGGGCGCCAGCACGAGGGCGAAGTGGGTGACGCCGTGCTGCTCGCCGAGCAGCACCCGCAGTCCCCCGTCGGGGCAGTCCGCCGGAGAGAGCCACTCGAGGGCTCCGCCGACGGGGCGCAACCGGTTGCCGGCCACCAGGAGGACCCGCGTCGCCGGGTCGGCCCAGCGGTCGTCGAGCCAAGCCTCGTCCGTGCGCTCGAAGCCGTGCCGGTTGTGGGCGTGCTCCGAGAGGGCCAGGTGCGGGAGGTCGCGATCCATCACTTCTCCTCCGGTGAGGCCTCGAGCCAGGCCCTGAACGCATCTGCGTTGTAGGGGCGGCCGAGGAAGTCCGCCACCAGGTCCGCCGCGTCCTTGCTGCCCCCTGCGGCGAGCACCGTGTCCCGATAGCGCTGCGCGGGACCGTCGGCGAAGAGGTCGTCCTGGTCGAACGCCGAGAAGAGGTCCTTGGCGATCACCTGGCTCCACATGTAGGTGTAGTACGCCGAGGAGTAGCCCTCGAGGTGTCCGAAGCCGGTGTGGAAGTGCGTGTCCGGAATCGGCTTGATCAGGTTGTAGGCGTCGTGGAGCTCGAGCACGCGGGACGTGATGTCATCGGGACGCTCGACGTGCAGGCGGTAGGAGATCGCGGCGTAGAACATCTGGGTCCGCGCCAGGAAGCCCTTGCCGAACTCCTCGCCGGCACGCATCCTGGCCACCAGGTCGGCCGGGATCGGCGTGCCCGCCTCGTCCGTGGCGAAGCTGGCCAGGACGTCGGCGTCCCAGGCCCACTCCTCCAGCATCTGGCTCGGCGCCTCGACGAAGTCCCACTCGGTGGCGACACCGGAGAAGCGCACCCAGTCGTGGCGACCGGCCAGCACGTGGTGGACGAGGTGGCCGAA
Coding sequences within:
- a CDS encoding mycoredoxin gives rise to the protein MTDTFTMYTTPWCGYCHRLKSQLDREGIAFDIVDIEQQPEAAKLVEEANGGNQTVPTLVYSDGSAQTNPSIAQVKAKLAELA
- the nudC gene encoding NAD(+) diphosphatase, whose amino-acid sequence is MDRDLPHLALSEHAHNRHGFERTDEAWLDDRWADPATRVLLVAGNRLRPVGGALEWLSPADCPDGGLRVLLGEQHGVTHFALVLAPDRAPGPKDDWVVLRGALGALAGDGAVQAPLVMHAIGMAEWHWATRHCPRCGGALRAEQAGHVLTCVDCERQQFPRSDPAVIMLIAHGEPGSSEERCLLGRGASWPEGRFSTLAGFVEPGETMEDAVRREVMEETGVAVGPVDYFGSQPWPLPASLMVGFLGRATSTDVNVDGAEVAEARWFTRAEMAEQARDGSIVLPGGVSISRSLVEHWYGGPLPGSW